A window of the Citrus sinensis cultivar Valencia sweet orange chromosome 9, DVS_A1.0, whole genome shotgun sequence genome harbors these coding sequences:
- the LOC102624734 gene encoding uncharacterized protein LOC102624734 — protein sequence MDNQLRKRKRESINLQKSSTCLPKVNNENAVPKSSTYGFVSHFCSDEEELSRSHNFNLSTTIGLRKHTWKTNRELSAEHKASHKKQYERIGCADAYSDNNESKTIKADKFTLETRCAPDRFCSLVGNLSEDKKNAIRDIGFGSLLEIQCGRLRRQLCRWLVDQFKPECNIIELHGQNLKLCHRTFSDVMGVKDGGIPIQLGGPSENIAELRDIFQSTVKGINIKTLEDIIKQEDKTSWIFKVAFTLFALATLLCPTSGYISHLFLHPCNDVLNVKSLNWASFCYKWLAKSIGKYKNRETTYVGGCLLFLQIFYLHNVAYNCIQPDGTKTPVTFWKESMVKRFMKWLKSQGGIGSKKIQMRTTDTGEASRSKAVRHLNFEEIIQKQILSIRVLTFKVDYLSDAISDQTKMLKELLHQRQIMDRVAPHVHHPSTDNIKTPSHEFVSAQENNIGAEFIEISSNESSARGYDKINSPYDGSSLNTKERQLYQILRTLEMALDCEKTDALPSKKMEMSKGKQELILKDSKEGLVMIQSTAQGMHIQTSKEKNVNLKSTQPRFLAGPFSVPTPFTEDEKKLILYLFDDKLAEMDVVVRTEYSSITRSSMRSLLPRAWIDGDIITMYAEYKTIEEAQKDITSPRCWFLPSYYSQVVLGDSGDLNPYRRASRFQERYMPQLETCEKIYVPIHCEAHWYMLVIDILRQTADIWDSLESLSQREKMINQSLTILASLDFLLLGEARLRFGSNFNFLHFQLGRQTGLPQQPNDFDCGYYTLKYMDNPSIVADQSYQHDSDYARILLALYLAQSPLNHIRHKLMQDASNGYGKCSAADSQRAPCKQPSELRKAARNINLNQTPSEALLKTLL from the exons ATGGACAATCAGCTACGCAAGCGTAAACGAGAATCAATAAACTTACAAAAGAGTAGTACTTGTCTTCCGAAAGtaaacaatgaaaatgcaGTTCCTAAATCTTCAACATATGGATTTGTCTCTCACTT TTGCAGCGATGAAGAAGAGCTTTCGAGaagtcataattttaatttgtctaccACTATTGGG TTGAGGAAACACACTTGGAAAACCAACAGAGAACTTTCAGCAGAACATAAGGCAAGTCACAAAAAGCAATATGAAAGGATTGGATGTGCAGATGCATATTCGGATAACAATGAATCAAAAACTATTAAGGCAGATAAGTTCACCTTGGAAACTAGGTGTGCGCCTGACCGATTTTGTTCTCTTGTTGGTAACTTATCGGAAGACAAGAAAAATGCAATAAGGGATATAGGATTTGGAAGCCTACTTGAAATCCAATGTGGTCGACTGAGGAGGCAATTATGTCGTTGGTTGGTGGATCAATTCAAACCTGAATGCAACATTATTGAACTTCatggtcaaaatttgaaattgtgcCACAGAACATTTTCAGATGTCATGGGTGTAAAAGATGGAGGTATACCAATACAATTGGGTGGACCAAGTGAAAATATTGCTGAATTACgagatatttttcaatcaacaGTCAAAGGGATCAACATCAAGACGCTTGAGGATATTATAAAGCAAGAAGATAAAACCAGCTGGATTTTCAAG GTTGCGTTTACTTTGTTTGCACTAGCCACATTGTTATGCCCAACAAGTGGTTATATATCGCATTTGTTCTTGCATCCGTGCAACGATGTTCTCAATGTTAAATCACTTAATTGGGCTTCATTTTGTTATAAATGGCTGGCAAAATCCATTGGCAAATATAAGAATCGTGAAACTACATATGTCGGGGGATGTCTTCTTTTCCTACAG ATTTTTTACCTCCACAATGTTGCATACAACTGCATTCAGCCTGATGGGACCAAAACTCCTGTGACATTTTGGAAAGAATCAATGGTGAAGAGGTTCATGAAATGGTTGAAATCTCAGGGAGGGATTGGAAGTAAaaag ATTCAGATGCGTACCACTGATACCGGTGAAGCTTCTCGATCAAAAGCTGTTAGACATctcaattttgaagaaataattCAGAAACAAATACTTTCAATCAGGGTACTGACATTTAAGGTTGATTATCTATCTGATGCGATATCTGACCAAACTAAAATGCTAAAAGAATTGCTACATCAAAGACAAATTATGGACCGAGTTGCCCCTCATGTCCATCATCCTAGCACAGATAACATTAAAACTCCTTCCCACGAGTTTGTGTCTGctcaagaaaataatattgggGCTGAGTTTATTGAAATCTCATCAAATGAAAGTTCAGCCCGAGGTTATGATAAGATAAACTCTCCTTATGATGGCTCTAGCTTAAACACAAAGGAACGACAATTATATCAAATATTGAGGACATTAGAAATGGCTCTGGATTGTGAAAAGACAGATGCACTACCctcaaagaaaatggaaatgtCCAAGGGAAAACAAGAACTGATTCTTAAGGATTCTAAG gAGGGTCTTGTGATGATACAATCAACTGCACAGGGAATGCATATTCAAActtctaaagaaaagaatgtCAATCTCAAGTCTACCCAACCCCGATTTTTGGCTGGTCCATTTTCAGTTCCCACTCCATTTACCGAGGATGAAAAAAAGCTTATTCTTTACCTTTTTGACGACAAGTTGGCTGAAAT GGATGTTGTCGTCCGTACAGAATACAGCAGCATAACACGGAGCAGTATGCGTTCCCTCCTGCCGAGAGCATGGATTGATGGTGAT attatTACTATGTACGCAGAGTACAAGACTATCGAAGAGGCCCAAAAGGATATCACCTCTCCTCGATGTTGGTTCTTGCCGTCATATTATTCC caaGTTGTATTGGGTGACTCGGGTGATCTAAACCCCTATCGTCGAGCTTCTAGGTTCCAAGAGCGCTACATGCCCCAGCTGGAAACCTGTGAAAAG ATTTATGTGCCCATACATTGTGAAGCTCATTGGTACATGCTTGTTATTGACATTCTTCGTCAAACTGCTGATATTTGGGATTCATTGGAATCTCTCAGTCAAAgggaaaaaatgattaatcaGTCATTGACAATT CTCGCCTCACTGGATTTTTTGCTACTTGGAGAGGCTCGACTTCGTTTTggttcaaatttcaattttctgcATTTTCAACTTGGTCGTCAAACTGGTCTGCCACAACAGCcaaatgattttgattgtGGATACTATACCTTGAAATATATGGACAATCCCTCTATTGTTGCTGACCAGTCTTATCAG CACGATTCGGATTATGCTCGCATCCTGTTGGCACTCTATCTAGCACAATCTCCACTTAATCATATTAGGCATAAACTCATGCAAGATGCTTCCAATGGATATGGAAAGTGTAGTGCTGCTGACTCGCAAAGGGCCCCTTGTAAACAACCTTCAGAATTAAGAAAAGCTGCCagaaatattaatcttaaccAGACACCGTCCGAGGCTTTATTAAAAACATTACTATGA